Proteins found in one Thalassophryne amazonica chromosome 1, fThaAma1.1, whole genome shotgun sequence genomic segment:
- the c1qtnf9 gene encoding complement C1q and tumor necrosis factor-related protein 9A, with translation MLQMKIPVACVLLLLLAIRCVAQETNDGKGCICGHPGIPGDPGHNGTPGRDGRDGLGGDKGDRGEVGPSGLPGKDGIKGDKGETGAVGPVGLKGKRGDNGDQGHPGKMGPQGVQGLIGQKGSKGELGLTGPQGPKGEVGPTGPEGLKGEIGLRGERGIQGPIGIPGRPGPKGDIGVPGPKGNIGYRGDRGLQGEKGDRGEKGELVVLSKSAFCVGLTTNTKLPAVNVPIRFDKIIYNEQNHYDPQTGRFTCSVTGAYFFTYHITVYSRNVKVALMKNGAKIIHTADNYQSSEDQAAGGAVLHLEVRDKVWLQVVGGELYNGLFADEDDDTTFSGFLLFEA, from the exons ATGCTGCAGATGAAGATTCCTGTTGCTTGTGTGCTCCTTCTTCTATTGGCCATCAGGTGTGTTGCACAGGAAACAAATGATGGGAAAGGGTGTATTTGTGGACACCCTGGAATACCTGGAGATCCTGGACACAATGGAACACCTGGTAGGGACGGCCGAGACGGACTCGGGGGTGACAAAGGTGATCGAG GTGAGGTTGGGCCAAGTGGATTACCAGGCAAAGATGGCATCAAGGGAGACAAAGGAGAAACTG GTGCTGTTGGCCCAGTTGGACTAAAAGGGAAAAGGGGTGATAACGGAGATCAGGGACATCCTGGGAAAATGGGACCCCAAGGAGTCCAAGGGCTGATTGGTCAAAAAGGAAGTAAAGGAGAGCTTGGCCTGACTGGACCCCAGGGACCAAAAGGTGAAGTTGGTCCTACTGGACCGGAGGGTCTAAAAGGGGAAATTGGCCTTCGAGGAGAGAGAGGCATTCAGGGACCAATTGGAATCCCTGGCAGACCAGGACCTAAAGGGGATATTGGTGTTCCAGGTCCTAAAGGCAATATTGGCTACCGTGGGGACAGAGGACTTCAAGGAGAGAAGGGTGACAGAGGTGAAAAGGGAGAGCTAGTTGTTTTGTCTAAAAGTGCCTTCTGTGTTGGTCTTACCACAAACACCAAGCTCCCAGCAGTAAATGTACCAATCCGGTTTGACAAGATTATTTACAACGAACAGAATCATTATGATCCACAAACAGGAAGATTTACATGCTCTGTCACAGGTGCTTACTTCTTTACTTACCACATCACTGTTTATTCCAGAAATGTCAAAGTGGCTCTAATGAAAAATGGAGCAAAGATTATCCACACAGCAGATAACTACCAGAGTAGTGAGGACCAGGCAGCAGGGGGCGCTGTTCTGCACCTGGAGGTGAGGGACAAAGTGTGGCTGCAGGTGGTCGGCGGAGAACTCTACAATGGACTTTTtgctgatgaagatgatgatactACCTTCTCAGGGTTCCTGCTGTTTGAGGCATAA